In Pseudanabaena yagii GIHE-NHR1, the following proteins share a genomic window:
- a CDS encoding tetratricopeptide repeat protein, with protein MAKSNQKIVVILIAFFLISGLALVSYFLFQQKTGNPPLTPTSEVSPTPKSEQDTKAQSFVNSGNDKVAKKDYKGAIADWSESIRLNPEYFLYYQKHDIAQKEKGGDPVVADYKQAISLKLDDAKAYCDRGLVKYTLGDYQGALEDWNEAIRLKPDFSLAYYNRGVVRYASGNMKDAIEDYNEAIKIDRNWGIRGLAAAYYNRGIAKSGLKDKQGEKADLKKAAELFKQQGNSEQYNMAVKALEKP; from the coding sequence ATGGCAAAAAGTAATCAAAAGATCGTAGTTATACTCATCGCCTTTTTCCTGATCAGTGGGTTGGCACTTGTAAGCTACTTTCTATTTCAACAAAAGACAGGCAATCCTCCTTTAACCCCAACTAGTGAAGTATCTCCTACTCCCAAGTCAGAACAAGATACTAAGGCGCAATCTTTTGTGAATAGTGGTAATGATAAGGTCGCTAAAAAAGATTACAAAGGGGCGATCGCAGACTGGAGTGAGTCTATTCGTTTGAATCCTGAGTATTTTCTTTATTACCAGAAGCACGATATTGCCCAAAAGGAAAAAGGAGGAGATCCAGTCGTTGCTGATTACAAACAAGCCATTAGCCTCAAACTGGATGATGCTAAAGCCTACTGCGATCGCGGCTTAGTGAAGTACACCCTAGGTGATTATCAGGGCGCACTCGAAGACTGGAATGAAGCAATTCGACTTAAGCCTGACTTTTCGCTTGCCTACTACAATCGGGGAGTCGTGAGATATGCGTCAGGCAACATGAAAGATGCGATCGAGGATTATAACGAAGCGATCAAAATTGATCGTAACTGGGGGATTAGAGGTCTTGCTGCCGCTTACTACAATCGCGGAATTGCCAAATCAGGGTTAAAAGATAAGCAAGGTGAAAAAGCCGATTTAAAGAAAGCGGCGGAACTTTTTAAGCAACAAGGCAATAGCGAACAATACAACATGGCAGTCAAGGCTCTTGAAAAGCCTTAG